The Glycine soja cultivar W05 chromosome 6, ASM419377v2, whole genome shotgun sequence genome has a window encoding:
- the LOC114416496 gene encoding probable myosin-binding protein 5: MATRSFSHFVEQEMGKFTHFVIYVLLEWVLIFILFLDGFLAFLANEFARFFELHIPCWLCTRFDHVMVHRNPDFYYNESVCEAHKKDMSSLAFCHNHKKLSDIRKMCEGCLLSFATEKESDCDTYKSLVGILHKDLECFVQDDQPIQLTLKDDGFMQVDRSNNQKCSCCGEPLKMKSSNSNVKVKHSSSFVRAPTPSPRAFPFSTPISLEPNGPELPHIRYKELKFMADPELQEDEFGFNVNSPNVKSSGDTKSTSLPLLGEVEDLNDESSKFTPTFTRGNKFFGIPLTDSANNSPRWTYRINKKSPLEKTEFASDSNDVNPQTDFDDAILNNLKRQVRLDRKSLMALYMELDEERSASAVAANNAMAMITRLQAEKAAVQMEALQYQRMMEEQAEYDEEALQASNDMLIKREEDLRALEAELEIFRKQYGSLAEENTFSRESNSSLGYNSSSFKLNEGEGNGEKGLNSTQVESPQEENEGVRHNESVRDFKAEKTYLLGRMKKKENRTPLAESGIYSLLSSSDSVNNLDSETGKGGETFLPKELSFLAERVKALEGNSGFLELVSNNDEKDSEGTKILTEISQNLEKLSHLVMTSFEIENA; encoded by the exons ATGGCTACTCGATCATTTTCTCATTTTGTTGAGCAAGAAATGGGGAAGTTCACACACTTTGTGATCTATGTGTTGCTTGAATGGGTGCTGATATTCATActcttccttgatggttttcTTGCATTTTTGGCCAATGAGTTTGCCAGGTTCTTTGAATTGCACATCCCTTGCTGGCTGTGCACCAGGTTTGATCATGTTATGGTTCACAGAAATCCTGATTTCTATTACAACGAGTCTGTGTGCGAGGCTCACAAGAAGGACATGTCGTCTTTGGCATTTTGTCATAACCACAAGAAGCTCTCTGACATAAGGAAGATGTGTGAGGGGTGCCTGCTTTCATTTGCAACCGAGAAGGAATCGGATTGCGACACCTACAAGTCCCTAGTGGGGATTTTGCATAAGGACTTGGAGTGCTTTGTTCAGGATGACCAACCAATTCAGTTGACTTTGAAGGATGATGGGTTCATGCAGGTTGATAGAAGCAACAACCAAAAGTGTTCATGCTGTGGAGAGCCATTGAAAATGAAGTCTTCTAATTCTAATGTGAAAGTGAAGCACTCGTCATCATTTGTGCGAGCCCCAACTCCTTCACCGAGAGCTTTTCCATTTTCAACACCAATAAGTTTGGAACCTAATGGTCCAGAGTTGCCTCACATCAGGTACAAAGAACTCAAGTTTATGGCAGATCCGGAGCTTCAAGAGGATGAGTTTGGCTTCAATGTTAATAGCCCAAATGTTAAAT CAAGCGGAGACACCAAATCTACCTCTTTGCCTCTATTGGGAGAAGTAGAAGACTTGAATGATGAGTCCAGCAAATTCACCCCAACTTTTACAAGGGGAAATAAGTTCTTTGGAATCCCGCTCACCGATTCTGCAAACAACAGTCCCAGATGGACCTACAGGATTAACAAGAAATCACCACTGGAAAAGACAGAATTTGCCTCTGACTCTAATGATGTAAATCCCCAAactgattttgatgatgccatctTAAACAATTTGAAGAGGCAAGTTCGTTTGGATCGCAAATCACTCATGGCTTTGTACATGGAGCTGGATGAAGAAAGAAGTGCTTCAGCTGTTGCTGCCAACAATGCAATGGCCATGATCACCCGGTTACAGGCCGAGAAGGCAGCGGTGCAAATGGAGGCTTTGCAGTATCAGAGAATGATGGAGGAACAGGCTGAGTATGATGAAGAAGCCCTCCAAGCATCTAATGATATGCTTATCAAACGAGAGGAAGATCTCAGAGCTTTAGAAGCTGAATTGGagatttttagaaaacaatATGGAAGCTTAGCAGAAGAAAAcacttttagtagggaatctaacTCATCTCTTGGTTACAATAGCTCTTCATTCAAGCTCAATGAAGGTGAAGGTAATGGAGAAAAAGGCCTCAATTCTACTCAAGTTGAATCACCTCAGGAAGAAAATGAAGGGGTAAGACACAATGAATCAGTCAGAGATTTTAAAGCAGAGAAAACATATCTTCTTGGCCggatgaagaaaaaagaaaatagaacacCCTTAGCAGAAAGTGGAATTTATTCCTTACTGTCTAGCTCTGACAGTGTTAATAATTTAGACAGTGAGACAG GAAAAGGAGGTGAAACCTTTCTACCAAAAGAACTGTCTTTCCTTGCTGAAAGGGTGAAGGCTCTGGAAGGCAACAGTGGGTTCTTAGAGCTTGTTTCCAATAACGACGAGAAAGATAGTGAAGGAACCAAAATTTTGACAGAGATATCACAGAATCTAGAGAAACTCAGTCACCTTGTTATGACCTCCTTTGAGATAGAGAATGCATGA
- the LOC114416498 gene encoding transcription factor BHLH089-like, with protein MDPPLITDSTFSPAYSLAEIWPGMPHFPPPFPHPSSADHSTLTDLTATPRKRKDCSSSSSSSAAAAAADEDDCSKVLSSTTTATANLSNNDSGSNKQMKLGGSSVENDGFKAEAEASSAGGNKSSEQSNKPCEAPKQDYIHVRARRGQATDSHSLAERARREKISERMKILQDLVPGCNKVIGKALVLDEIINYIQSLQRQVEFLSMKLEAVNSRMNMNPTIDGFPSKDVGTQPFDIAGMVFGSQAARGYAQGSSPPGWLHMQIGGGFERTT; from the exons ATGGATCCTCCTCTCATCACTGACTCCACATTCTCCCCCGCTTACTCTCTCGCCGAGATTTGGCCCGGAATGCCCCATTTCCCCCCTCCCTTCCCCCACCCCTCCTCCGCCGATCACTCCACCCTCACCGACCTCACCGCCACCCCCCGCAAGAGAAAGGActgctcctcctcctcctcctcctccgccgccgccgccgccgccgacGAGGACGACTGCTCCAAGGTcctctcctccaccaccaccgccactGCCAACCTCTCCAAT AATGATTCTGGTAGCAATAAACAGATGAAGTTAGGAGGGTCCAGTGTTGAAAACGATGGTTTCAAAGCTGAGGCAGAAGCGAGTTCTGCGGGTGGTAACAAGTCAAGTGAGCAAAGCAATAAACCTTGTGAGGCACCTAAGCAAGACTATATTCATGTGAGAGCAAGAAGGGGCCAAGCAACCGATAGCCACAGTCTGGCAGAGAGA GCAAGAAGAGAAAAGATCAGTGAGAGGATGAAAATTCTTCAGGATTTGGTGCCAGGGTGTAACAAG GTAATTGGTAAAGCACTTGTTCTAGATGagataatcaattacatccAGTCACTGCAGCGTCAGGTTGAG TTCCTTTCAATGAAGCTTGAAGCAGTTAATTCAAGAATGAACATGAACCCTACTATTGATGGGTTTCCTTCAAAAGAT GTTGGTACTCAGCCATTTGACATTGCTGGAATGGTATTTGGATCACAAGCAGCAAGGGGGTATGCTCAGGGATCATCACCTCCTGGATGGCTGCATATGCAGATAGGAGGTGGTTTCGAGAGAACAACATAA
- the LOC114416497 gene encoding 5-formyltetrahydrofolate cyclo-ligase, mitochondrial-like: protein MRAQTVMTQWCTRAAACGQLRMSTNTNTPKHDDIDAIFKQKRLLRTQVRKTLKSIDPSLKSHQDNTVQDIVLGAPWFRSSRRLCAYISCAALREVDTSKILSQILQHNSTTDGKKLYVPRVEDKNSHMRMLHISRIDDLIANSMDILEPTPVDADGNAREDVMQANDPVDLFLLPGLAFDRSGRRLGRGGGYYDTFLKNYQDLAKTRNWKQPLLVALSYSEQILDEGVIPMTSSDLPVDALVSPEGVIPISTTALNSMDL, encoded by the exons atgcgAGCACAGACGGTGATGACACAGTGGTGCACAAGAGCAGCAGCGTGTGGGCAATTGAGGATGAGCACTAACACTAACACTCCCAAACACGACGATATCGACGCCATTTTCAAACAAAAGCGCTTACTTCGAACGCAGGTCAGAAAAACCCTCAAGTCCATCGATCCCTCCCTCAAATCCCACCAAG ATAACACCGTTCAAGACATAGTTTTGGGAGCTCCGTGGTTCAGATCCAGTCGCAGGTTGTGCGCGTACATAAGCTGCGCTGCTCTTCGCGAAGTCGACACTTCAAAAATCTTGTCACAGATTTTGCAACATAATAGTACTACTG ATGGAAAAAAACTTTATGTGCCACGCGTGGAGGATAAGAATAGTCACATGCGTATGCTTCACATATCGCGAATTGATGATCTCATTGCAAACTCAATGGACATACTAGAGCCTACTCCGGTTGATGCTGATGGAAATGCGCGTGAAGATG TTATGCAGGCAAATGATCCAGTTGATTTGTTCCTTTTACCTG GACTGGCATTTGACAGATCTGGAAGACGTTTAGGTCGTGGTGGAGG TTACTATGATACCTTCCTGAAGAATTACCAAGACCTTGCAAAGACGCGTAATTGGAAGCAACCCTTGCTTG TTGCACTGTCATATTCTGAACAAATACTGGATGAAGGAGTAATACCAATGACTTCATCTGATCTTCCAGTTGATGCTCTGGTATCTCCAGAAGGTGTGATTCCCATCAGTACAACTGCCTTAAACAG CATGGATCTCTGA